The nucleotide window TGCCCGCAACAACAGAATGGCGCCATGGCTGCTTTGGCTAAGAACAGGTCGTTTACGGCTAAATCCAGTGTTCGGGAAGTGCGCAAACTCAAGCCATCTGCCGCAACGGAGGGTTTGGTCACCCTCGTTCGTGTACAGTGGATGTTGCTCGCTCTTGGCCCCGGATGCTCACGGCTTTCCGGGGTTATTTTTTGCCTGAATACATGACCTGTGGGAGCGGGCGTGCCCGCGAATGCGATGGTGGATTTACCGCCGCATTCGCGGGCACGCCCGCTCCCACAGGTTATATGTTGCTGCTCAGTTTGGTGTAGGCAGGGCTATCACACGGCCGACGAACTCAGCCGGGGGCACATCCTGCTGCTCATCCACCAACCCTTGCAGCAACTCGACACCCCGCTCACTGAACGGTGCCGACCTCGGCCCCGCCAGGTCCACATGCAGCAGCATCTGCTCACTGGCCGCCAGCGCTTCGTCGAACCCTGCCCGGTGCAGGCTGTGGTAGACATGCAGGCGCTTGCGATCAAAGCCGATGATCTGCGTTTGCACCCATACCTCGGTGCCCAGCTTCACTTCGTGCAGGTAGTTGATGTGCGCCTCCAGGGTGAACAGCGAGTTACCGCTCTGGCCGCGGCTGTCGGCATCCAGGCCGATGCGCTCCATCAGCGCGTCGGTGGCGTAGCTGAAGATCAGCAGGTAGTAGGCATCGCGCAGGTGCCCGTTGTAGTCGACCCAGTCCTCCTGGACCGGGGTGCGGTAGGTGATCAGTGCGGGCATCGCGGTCTCCTCAGTCGCCGAAAGCCATGCCGTGGCTGGCCTTGCTGGTCTTTACCGCTTCCAGCACTGCCAACAGGGTGTCATCACGATAGCGCTCCAGCGCGGCGATGCTGCGATCCGCCAGTTGCTCGGAGGTCCCTTCGACCACATCGTCGATCAACTTGTCGGTGAGTTCCGGCGCCGGCAGGTAGGTCCAGGGCAGTTTCAACGCCGGGCCGAACTGGGCCATGAAGTGACGCATGCCCGCATCACCACCGGCCAGGGTGTAGGTGAGGAACGTGCCCATGAACGACCAGCGCAGGCCGGCGCCGAAGCGGATGGCATCGTCGATCTCGCCGGTGCTGGCCACGCCGTCGTTGACCAAGTGCAGTGCTTCGCGCCACAGCGCTTCGAGCAGGCGGTCGGCGATGAACCCGGGCACTTCCTTGCGTACGTGTAGCGGGCGCATGCCCAGGGCGGTGTAGATGGTCCGGGCCGCTTCGATGGCCTCGGGAGCGGTGCGGTTGCCGCCGACGATTTCCACCAGCGGCAGCAGGTACACCGGGTTGAACGGGTGGCCGACCACGCAGCGCTCGGGGTGGGTGGCCGACTCGTAGAACTCGCTGGGCAGCAGGCCCGAGGTGCTGGAACCGATGATCGCGTCGGGTTTGGCGGCGGCGCTGATCTTTGCGTGCAGGTCGAGCTTCAGGTCCAGGCGTTCAGGGGCGCTTTCCTGGATGAAATCGGCGTCGCGGACGCATTCCTCGATGGTGGCGACGAACTTCAGGCGGTCTTGTGATGCGCCTGGTGCCAGGCCTTGCTTTTCCAGTGCCGGCCAGGCGTTGGCGATGCGCTTGCGCAAGGCCTGCTCGGCGCCTGGCGCCGGGTCCCAGGCGACCACGTCCAGGCCGTGGGCCAGGGCGCGCGCAACCCAGCCGCTGCCGATCACGCCACTACCCAGCGCGGCGAAGGTCTTGATCTCGGTGATGAAGGTCATGTTGGGCTCCTGAAAGTGTCAGCGGCGTTTGAGGTTCATCTTTTCCCGGCCTTCGGCCGGGGTCAGCACACGGGCGCCAAGGCGCGAAATGATTTCCACCGCGCGCTCGACCAACTGGCCGTTGCTGGCCAGCACGCCACGGTCCAGGTAAAGGTTGTCCTCCAGGCCCACCCGCACGTTGCCGCCCAGCAGCACCGCCTGTGCGGCCATCGGCATCTGCATGCGACCGATACCGAACCCGGCCCAGGTGACGTTTGGCGGCAAGTTGTCGGCCATCGCCTTCATGGTGGTGGTATCGGCCGGAGCGCCCCACGGGATACCCAGGCACAGCTGGAACAGCGGGTCTTCGAGCAGGCCTTCCTTCATCATCTGCTTGGCAAACCACAGGTGGCCGGTGTCGAAGATTTCCAGCTCGGCTTTTACCCCCAGCTCGGTAATGCGCTTGGCGCCGGCGCGTAGTTGTGCCGGGGTGGAGACGTAGATCGAGTTGCCGTCGCCGAAGTTGAGGGTGCCGCAGTCGAGGGTGCAGATTTCCGGCAGCAGCGCTTCGACATGGGCCAGACGCTCCAGTGGGCCGATCAGGTCGGTACCCGCGCCGAACTCCAGTGGTGTTTCACCCGGGCCGATTTCCAGGTCGCCACCCATGCCCGCGGTAAGGTTGACGATGATGTCCACGTCGGCTTCGCGGATGCGCTCCATGACTTCTCGATACAGCGCCACGTCACGGCTGAAGCGGCCGGTTTGCGGGTCGCGCACGTGGCAGTGGACCACGGTGGCGCCGGCTTTGGCGGCCTCTACGGCAGACTCGGCGATCTGCTTGGGGGTGACTGGAACAAGGTGGCTTTTCGAGGCGGTGTCGCCGGCGCCGGTGAGGGCGCAGGTGATGATGACGTCGTGGTTCATGTCGGGGTTCCTTGAGAGAGCTGTGGTGGCCTTTTCGCGGGCATGCCCGCTCCCACAGGGTCTGCGCAGACCTTGTTCTATGCGCTGTACCTGTAGGAGCAGCCTTGTGCTGCGAAGGGGGGGTGTCAGTTGGCAGTGAGCTTGAGGTTGTCAGCAGCCGGCTTGCCATCGAAGGTGGTCACACCCTCCAGCCAGCGGGCCTTGTCCTCGGGGTGGTCCTTGAGCCACTGGCGGGCCGACTCCAGCGCATCCTTGTGGTCGAGCAGCGGCTGCATCATGCGGCTCTCGTCCTCGGCGCTGAAGTTCAGGTTGGCCAGCAGGCGGTGGGCATTGGGGCAGCGTTCGGCGTAGTCCGGCGCGGTCACCGTCCACACTGTCGCGCGGCCTTCGTCAGGGCCCAGGGCGTCCTGGCTGTCGCCCAGGTAGACCATGTCGATATTCACGTTCATCGGGTGCGGCGCCCAGCCAAAGAACACCACGGCTTCGTTGCGCCGCACCGCGCGATCGACGGCGGCGAGCATGCCGGCCTCGCTGGACTCGACCAGCTGGAACTTGCCCAGGCCGAACTGGTTCTTGGCGATCATCGCCTTGATCTGGGTGTTGGCGCCGGAACCCGGTTCGATGCCGTAGATTTTCCCGCCCAGTTCCTTTTCGAACTTGTGGATGTCGGCGAAGGTCTTCAGGCCCTTGTCGGCCAGGTACTTGGGCACCGCCAGGGTGGCGCGGGCGTCTTCCAGGCTGGGTTTGTCGAGCACCTTGACCTGCTTGGCGTCGACGAACGGGGTGATGGTCTGGGTCATGATCGGGTTCCAGTAACCCAGGAACATGTCCAGGCGTTTGTCGCGGATGCCGGCGAAGATGATCTGCTGCGAGGCGCTGGTCTGTTTGGTCTGGTAGCCAAGGCCATCGAGCAGCACCTGGGCCATGGCGCTGGTGGCGATGACGTCGGTCCAGTTGACCACGCCCAGACGGACGTTCTTGCAAGCCGCGGGCTCGGCGGCGAATAGTGGGGAAGTGGCGATGCTGCTCAGGGCAAGGGTCAACAGGCTGCGGCGGATCAAGCTGTGCATGGTGGCTCTCCATCGGCAGTGCATATTGTTATTGGGGTTCGACCTCTCTGGGTCGTATGAAGAAGCTACGCTGCTGTCAGGGTGGAAAATCGCACCCTGGCGACCAACATTTGCACGGAGGCGACCACCTTTGCCGTGGAGCATGCAATGCCGCAAATCATTCACTTCCTGTTGTTGCCCGGGTTCTCGGCCATGGGTTTCATCAGTGCCCTGGAACCACTGCGGGTGGCCAACCGCTTCAAGGGCCCGTTGTATCGCTGGCAGGTGTTGAGCCTGGACGGCGGGGCGGTGCTGGCCAGCAATGGCATGTCGGTGAACGCCGATGCAGCGCTGGCGGCGGGCGAGCCTGGTGGCATCCTGCTGATCGTCGCCGGTTTCGAGCCATTGGCCTGTTATGGGCCGGCGCTGCAGCAGGCGCTACGCCG belongs to Pseudomonas asiatica and includes:
- the choX gene encoding choline ABC transporter substrate-binding protein → MHSLIRRSLLTLALSSIATSPLFAAEPAACKNVRLGVVNWTDVIATSAMAQVLLDGLGYQTKQTSASQQIIFAGIRDKRLDMFLGYWNPIMTQTITPFVDAKQVKVLDKPSLEDARATLAVPKYLADKGLKTFADIHKFEKELGGKIYGIEPGSGANTQIKAMIAKNQFGLGKFQLVESSEAGMLAAVDRAVRRNEAVVFFGWAPHPMNVNIDMVYLGDSQDALGPDEGRATVWTVTAPDYAERCPNAHRLLANLNFSAEDESRMMQPLLDHKDALESARQWLKDHPEDKARWLEGVTTFDGKPAADNLKLTAN
- a CDS encoding thioesterase family protein codes for the protein MPALITYRTPVQEDWVDYNGHLRDAYYLLIFSYATDALMERIGLDADSRGQSGNSLFTLEAHINYLHEVKLGTEVWVQTQIIGFDRKRLHVYHSLHRAGFDEALAASEQMLLHVDLAGPRSAPFSERGVELLQGLVDEQQDVPPAEFVGRVIALPTPN
- a CDS encoding beta-keto acid cleavage family enzyme → MNHDVIITCALTGAGDTASKSHLVPVTPKQIAESAVEAAKAGATVVHCHVRDPQTGRFSRDVALYREVMERIREADVDIIVNLTAGMGGDLEIGPGETPLEFGAGTDLIGPLERLAHVEALLPEICTLDCGTLNFGDGNSIYVSTPAQLRAGAKRITELGVKAELEIFDTGHLWFAKQMMKEGLLEDPLFQLCLGIPWGAPADTTTMKAMADNLPPNVTWAGFGIGRMQMPMAAQAVLLGGNVRVGLEDNLYLDRGVLASNGQLVERAVEIISRLGARVLTPAEGREKMNLKRR
- a CDS encoding L-carnitine dehydrogenase, whose translation is MTFITEIKTFAALGSGVIGSGWVARALAHGLDVVAWDPAPGAEQALRKRIANAWPALEKQGLAPGASQDRLKFVATIEECVRDADFIQESAPERLDLKLDLHAKISAAAKPDAIIGSSTSGLLPSEFYESATHPERCVVGHPFNPVYLLPLVEIVGGNRTAPEAIEAARTIYTALGMRPLHVRKEVPGFIADRLLEALWREALHLVNDGVASTGEIDDAIRFGAGLRWSFMGTFLTYTLAGGDAGMRHFMAQFGPALKLPWTYLPAPELTDKLIDDVVEGTSEQLADRSIAALERYRDDTLLAVLEAVKTSKASHGMAFGD